In one window of Haloimpatiens sp. FM7315 DNA:
- a CDS encoding PTS sugar transporter subunit IIA: protein MEKLINEELIILDMEALTKEEAINELALCIDKQDRLISYNGYVKKVFDRENEFSTAVGYEVAIPHGKSDSVKSAALAFGRLKDDIKWSEEESVRYVFLIAVPEKEAGNRHLQILAQISRGLMREEFREKLKNASTKDQILEILNN from the coding sequence ATGGAAAAATTAATAAATGAAGAATTGATTATTTTAGATATGGAAGCTTTGACAAAAGAAGAAGCTATAAATGAATTAGCCCTATGCATAGATAAGCAAGATAGGCTAATTAGTTATAATGGATATGTTAAAAAGGTTTTTGATAGAGAAAATGAATTTTCAACAGCTGTAGGGTATGAAGTTGCAATTCCCCATGGCAAATCTGATTCGGTTAAAAGTGCCGCTTTAGCTTTTGGAAGGCTTAAAGATGATATAAAGTGGAGTGAGGAAGAAAGTGTAAGATATGTATTTTTGATTGCTGTTCCTGAAAAAGAAGCTGGGAACAGACATCTACAGATATTAGCACAAATATCAAGAGGACTTATGAGAGAAGAATTTAGAGAAAAACTTAAAAACG